A DNA window from Halorubrum sp. DM2 contains the following coding sequences:
- a CDS encoding TIGR00269 family protein → MECDKCGADAIHHAAYSGAHLCGHHLRESVEKRVKRRVREDGLLDPDATPDDPDRWVIGLSGGKDSVALTQILDDVFGRDPRVEMLALTIHEGIEGYRDESVDACVELADDLSMRHELVSYEEEFGVQMDDVVEKDPENMAACAYCGVFRRDLLEQYAAEFDADKLLTGHNLDDEAQTALMNFLEGDVRQVAKHFDASLGPFDERAETDAFVPRAKPLRDVPEKEIALYCHVRDLPTHMAECPHAEEAYRGEIQSTIHALEENHPGARHSIMAGYEELSALAAEAYRGSGEGGDADDAGDADVPDSPALRECERCGSQTSRDVCRKCRLLESIEAV, encoded by the coding sequence ATGGAGTGCGACAAGTGCGGAGCCGACGCGATCCACCACGCCGCCTACTCCGGGGCGCACCTCTGTGGCCACCACCTCCGGGAATCGGTCGAGAAGCGCGTGAAGCGTCGGGTCCGCGAGGACGGGCTGCTCGATCCGGACGCGACCCCCGACGACCCCGACCGCTGGGTGATCGGGCTCTCCGGCGGGAAAGACAGCGTCGCCCTGACGCAGATATTAGACGACGTGTTCGGGAGAGACCCCCGCGTGGAGATGCTCGCCTTAACCATCCACGAGGGGATCGAGGGGTACCGCGACGAGAGCGTCGACGCCTGCGTGGAGTTGGCCGACGACCTCTCGATGCGGCACGAACTCGTCTCCTACGAGGAGGAGTTCGGCGTCCAGATGGACGACGTCGTCGAGAAGGACCCCGAGAACATGGCGGCCTGCGCGTACTGCGGCGTGTTCCGCCGGGACCTCCTCGAACAGTACGCCGCCGAGTTCGACGCCGACAAGCTGCTCACCGGCCACAACCTCGACGACGAGGCCCAGACCGCGCTGATGAACTTCCTCGAAGGCGACGTGCGACAGGTCGCGAAACACTTCGACGCCTCGCTCGGTCCCTTCGACGAGCGCGCCGAGACCGACGCGTTCGTCCCGCGCGCGAAACCGCTCCGCGACGTGCCGGAAAAGGAGATCGCCTTATACTGTCACGTCCGCGACCTGCCGACTCACATGGCCGAGTGCCCCCACGCCGAGGAGGCGTACCGCGGCGAGATCCAGTCGACGATCCACGCCTTAGAGGAGAACCACCCCGGCGCGCGCCACTCGATCATGGCCGGCTACGAGGAGCTGTCCGCGCTCGCTGCCGAGGCGTACCGCGGGAGCGGCGAGGGCGGCGACGCGGACGACGCCGGTGACGCCGACGTACCGGACTCGCCCGCCCTCCGCGAGTGCGAGCGCTGCGGCTCACAGACCAGTCGGGACGTCTGTCGGAAGTGCCGGCTACTGGAGTCGATCGAGGCGGTTTAG
- the ftsZ gene encoding cell division protein FtsZ — translation MQDLVQDALDNAEAEKRDMDVDMEDDEFGDPRIVIVGAGGAGNNTVNRLYNIGVDGAETVAINTDKQHLKMIEADTKILVGKSLTQGLGAGGDPKMGERATEMAQGTIKEVLGDADLVFVTAGMGGGTGTGAAPVISKIAKEQGAIVVGMVSTPFNVERARTVKAEEGLETLRNEADSIIVLDNNRLLDYVPNLPIGKAFSVMDQIIAETVKGISETITQPSLINLDYADMSTIMNQGGVAVMLVGETQDKNKTQEVVNDAMNHPLLDVDYRGASGGLVHITGGPDLTLKEAEGIANNITERLEASANVIWGARIQEEYKGKVRVMAIMTGVQSAQVLGPSTQKQADKSRAAVNGDDIDDLGDSRSRAAEANEAAGGGNRGEPAVSGGTDRNAWESDGGNEPVEKNNGLDVIR, via the coding sequence ATGCAAGATCTCGTTCAGGACGCCCTCGACAACGCGGAAGCGGAGAAGCGCGACATGGACGTCGACATGGAGGACGACGAGTTCGGGGACCCCCGAATCGTCATCGTCGGTGCCGGCGGTGCCGGTAACAACACGGTCAACCGACTGTACAACATCGGCGTCGACGGCGCTGAGACCGTCGCGATCAACACCGACAAACAGCACCTCAAGATGATCGAGGCCGACACCAAGATCCTCGTGGGCAAGTCGCTCACGCAGGGGCTCGGTGCCGGCGGCGACCCCAAGATGGGCGAGCGCGCGACCGAGATGGCCCAAGGGACGATCAAGGAGGTACTCGGCGACGCCGACCTCGTCTTCGTCACCGCCGGGATGGGCGGCGGCACGGGCACCGGCGCGGCCCCGGTCATCTCGAAGATCGCCAAAGAGCAGGGAGCCATCGTCGTCGGGATGGTCTCGACCCCGTTCAACGTCGAGCGCGCCCGCACGGTGAAAGCCGAAGAGGGCCTAGAGACCTTGCGTAACGAGGCCGACTCGATCATCGTCCTCGACAACAACCGCCTGCTCGATTACGTCCCGAACCTGCCGATCGGGAAGGCGTTCTCCGTGATGGACCAGATCATCGCGGAGACGGTCAAGGGGATCTCGGAGACGATCACCCAGCCGAGCCTCATCAACCTCGACTACGCGGACATGTCGACGATCATGAATCAAGGCGGCGTCGCCGTGATGCTCGTCGGCGAGACCCAAGACAAGAACAAGACCCAAGAGGTGGTCAACGACGCGATGAACCACCCGCTCTTGGACGTCGACTACCGCGGTGCCTCCGGCGGGCTCGTCCACATCACGGGCGGCCCGGACCTCACCCTGAAGGAGGCCGAGGGGATCGCGAACAACATCACCGAGCGGCTGGAGGCGAGCGCCAACGTGATCTGGGGCGCTCGCATCCAGGAAGAGTACAAGGGCAAGGTGCGCGTCATGGCGATCATGACGGGCGTCCAGAGCGCGCAGGTGCTCGGCCCCTCGACCCAGAAGCAGGCCGACAAGTCGCGCGCCGCGGTCAACGGCGACGACATCGACGACCTCGGCGACTCGCGTTCGCGCGCGGCCGAAGCGAACGAGGCCGCGGGCGGCGGCAACAGAGGCGAGCCGGCGGTCTCCGGCGGCACCGACCGCAACGCGTGGGAGTCCGACGGCGGCAACGAGCCGGTCGAGAAGAACAACGGGCTCGACGTCATTCGCTGA
- a CDS encoding ribbon-helix-helix domain-containing protein: MERVTLRIPKQQIDEVEQMVETGEFPNRSEAIRSAVREMLNEQDGERDERGRNRNWAKV; the protein is encoded by the coding sequence ATGGAGCGTGTGACACTACGAATCCCGAAACAGCAGATCGACGAGGTCGAACAGATGGTCGAGACGGGCGAGTTCCCGAACCGGAGCGAAGCGATCCGGTCGGCCGTCCGCGAGATGTTGAACGAACAGGACGGCGAGCGCGACGAGCGCGGCCGCAACCGCAACTGGGCGAAGGTGTAA
- a CDS encoding zinc ribbon domain-containing protein has product MSKITFRADDGLVDRLEACDASKSEVMREALRTYLDGEEETASDGSDASAGGVDDALADRVDELIAERLDAALDERLGPPGGAAVPRPAPGNAGDINVNITLDAPNAGPDEDEEAVSVTRETADDAEPSARKTSESPGAKPRENVCGGCGENVPSDHVYCPNCGEKQSHRAFCECGDELRTDWAFCPGCGRRTPAADVLNDR; this is encoded by the coding sequence ATGAGCAAGATCACCTTCCGGGCGGACGACGGACTCGTCGACCGGCTGGAAGCGTGTGACGCCTCGAAGAGCGAGGTGATGCGGGAGGCGCTCCGGACGTACCTCGACGGCGAGGAGGAGACGGCGTCCGACGGGTCAGACGCGTCGGCCGGCGGCGTCGACGACGCCCTCGCGGACCGCGTCGACGAACTGATCGCGGAACGGCTCGACGCCGCGCTCGACGAACGCCTCGGGCCGCCGGGCGGTGCCGCGGTGCCGAGGCCGGCTCCGGGAAACGCCGGCGACATCAACGTAAACATCACGCTCGATGCGCCGAACGCCGGACCAGACGAGGACGAAGAGGCCGTTAGTGTGACGCGTGAGACGGCCGACGACGCGGAACCGAGCGCGCGTAAGACGAGCGAGAGCCCGGGCGCGAAACCGCGCGAAAACGTCTGCGGCGGGTGCGGCGAGAACGTGCCGTCGGATCACGTGTACTGCCCGAACTGCGGGGAAAAACAGTCACACAGGGCGTTCTGCGAGTGCGGCGACGAGCTCCGGACGGACTGGGCGTTTTGCCCCGGCTGCGGTCGGCGAACCCCGGCCGCGGACGTGTTGAACGATCGGTGA
- a CDS encoding bZIP transcription factor, which translates to MSNRVEDLERQVAELQAAVNGLTEELVEMKERVRQLEDERSVAVEADAAGAEAGSESGTEEAAAEPAADDDATEQVSGGERTTHSDDHVDVFESVEESSDGAPEADATASDDAGDGDDVIVPEQSATTPDAESRAEEGEAADGDDDGESSEGDDIIVA; encoded by the coding sequence ATGAGTAACCGCGTCGAGGATCTCGAACGGCAGGTCGCGGAGCTACAGGCGGCGGTCAACGGACTCACCGAAGAGCTCGTCGAGATGAAAGAGCGCGTCCGACAGCTGGAAGACGAGCGCTCGGTCGCGGTCGAGGCGGACGCGGCCGGCGCGGAAGCCGGCTCCGAGAGCGGCACGGAGGAGGCCGCCGCCGAGCCGGCGGCCGACGACGACGCGACCGAGCAGGTGTCCGGCGGCGAGCGGACGACGCACTCCGACGACCACGTCGACGTCTTCGAGTCCGTCGAGGAGTCGTCCGACGGCGCGCCCGAGGCCGACGCGACGGCGTCCGACGACGCGGGCGACGGGGACGACGTCATCGTGCCCGAACAGTCGGCGACGACGCCCGACGCGGAGTCGCGCGCCGAGGAGGGCGAAGCGGCCGACGGCGACGACGACGGCGAGTCGAGCGAGGGCGACGACATCATCGTCGCGTAA
- the smc gene encoding chromosome segregation protein SMC, whose amino-acid sequence MHITEVVLDGFKSFGRTTRIPFYEDFTVVTGPNGSGKSNIIDGVLFALGLARTRGIRAKKLTDLIYNPGHDDGEESGGPKEASVTVVLSNEDGALDRSQVVSAAGTENVGDVSEITIKRRVKETEDNYYSYYYLNGRSVNLSDVQDLLAAAGVTPEGYNVVMQGDVTEIINMTPYQRRGIVDEIAGVAEFDEKKEAAYEELDTVEDRIGEADLRIGEKEERLDQLADERETALQYQDLRDELEEYRGFRKASELEEKRETLATVADDVEEAEAELDELRSELDARQGKLTRLEEDLADLNHEIETKGEDEQIQIRSEIESIKGEISRLEDKIESAESRAESAENDRRQAFVQIDRKEETIEELDDDIRETKVEKASVKSELATKRSELADVEAEIEGADTEFDELKADLSEKKESIESLREEKNETQREKDRLLDEARRRSNAVSEAREELEEARESLPEHKARISELKSELDKAEKNEATIEDAVADLFAEKAESEERLEEIESTLREKQNEYAKLEAAADQRGDASWPRAVTEVKNGGIDGVHGAVGELGSVGAEYAEACETAAGGRLANVVVDDDGVGSTCIDYLKQRNAGRATFLPITKMDDRSLPRKPSLPGVVDFARNLVDYDAEYESIFSYVLGSTLVVEDMSTARELMGDFRMVTLDGDLVEKSGAMTGGSGGGSRYSFTKSGGGKLERLATEISDLEDERRSVQSEIDALDDDIEDARDRKADAAERVRSLEADVERAEDDLAEAEARIEELEAELEELEAERESVDAEMTSLDEELSEIDAEIDELAAEIDEIEAELADSKIPELSERADEIRAEIDELEDRMNSLDGRINELELEKGYAEDALDDLHDDVEEAQNAKAEAEEAIADHEAAIEEKQAELDEKKEAIADLEEELTELKEEREDLREEIREATQRRDEQRSLVSEAESELSDLTDRRDRLEWEIDELESQVGDYDAAEIPDLDEVESRIEDLNAEMEALEPVNMLAIDEYEEVQGALDELQERRDVLVEERDAIEERIEGYEAAKKETFMETFESINDHFQDIFARLSAGSGDLVLENPEDPFEEGLTMKAQPADKPVQRLDAMSGGEKSLTALSFIFAVQRHNPAPFYALDEIDAFLDAVNAERVGEMIEELAEEAQFVVVGHRSALLERSDRAIGVTMQGDNLSAVTGMQFGDNADEGEESEVSADD is encoded by the coding sequence ATGCACATTACTGAAGTCGTTCTGGACGGGTTCAAGAGCTTCGGGCGGACGACGAGGATCCCCTTCTACGAGGACTTCACGGTCGTCACCGGCCCGAACGGCTCCGGGAAGTCGAACATCATCGACGGGGTGTTGTTCGCGCTCGGGCTGGCGCGCACCCGCGGGATCCGCGCGAAGAAGCTCACCGACCTCATCTACAACCCCGGCCACGACGACGGCGAGGAGTCCGGCGGGCCGAAGGAGGCGTCCGTCACCGTCGTGCTCTCCAACGAGGACGGCGCGCTCGACCGGTCGCAGGTCGTCTCCGCGGCCGGCACCGAGAACGTCGGCGACGTCTCGGAGATCACGATCAAACGCCGCGTGAAGGAGACGGAGGACAACTACTACTCGTACTACTACCTCAACGGCCGGTCGGTGAACCTCTCGGACGTTCAGGACCTGCTCGCGGCGGCGGGCGTGACGCCGGAGGGGTACAACGTGGTGATGCAGGGCGACGTCACCGAGATCATCAACATGACGCCCTACCAGCGCCGGGGGATCGTCGACGAGATCGCCGGCGTCGCCGAGTTCGACGAGAAGAAGGAGGCCGCCTACGAGGAGCTGGACACCGTCGAAGACCGGATCGGCGAGGCGGACCTCCGCATCGGCGAGAAGGAGGAGCGGCTCGACCAGCTCGCCGACGAGCGCGAGACCGCCCTCCAGTATCAGGACCTCCGCGACGAGCTGGAGGAGTACCGCGGGTTTCGCAAGGCCTCCGAGCTGGAGGAGAAACGCGAGACGCTCGCGACCGTCGCGGACGACGTCGAGGAGGCGGAGGCGGAGCTCGACGAGCTGCGTTCCGAACTCGACGCCAGACAGGGGAAGCTCACCCGCTTGGAGGAGGACTTAGCGGACCTCAACCACGAGATCGAGACGAAAGGGGAAGACGAGCAGATCCAGATCCGGTCGGAGATCGAGTCGATCAAAGGCGAGATCTCGCGGCTCGAAGACAAGATCGAGTCGGCCGAGTCGCGCGCGGAGTCGGCCGAAAACGACCGCAGACAGGCGTTCGTCCAGATCGACCGCAAGGAGGAGACGATCGAGGAGCTGGACGACGATATTCGCGAGACGAAAGTCGAGAAGGCCTCGGTAAAATCGGAGCTGGCGACGAAGCGCTCGGAGCTCGCCGACGTGGAGGCCGAAATCGAGGGCGCGGACACCGAGTTCGACGAGCTGAAGGCCGACCTCTCGGAGAAGAAGGAGTCGATCGAGTCGCTGCGCGAGGAGAAAAACGAGACGCAACGCGAGAAGGACCGGCTGCTCGACGAGGCTCGCCGCCGCTCGAACGCGGTGAGCGAGGCCCGCGAGGAGCTGGAGGAGGCCCGCGAGTCGCTCCCGGAGCACAAAGCGCGCATCTCCGAGCTAAAAAGCGAGCTGGACAAAGCCGAGAAGAACGAGGCGACCATCGAGGACGCCGTCGCGGACCTGTTCGCCGAGAAGGCGGAGAGCGAGGAGCGCTTAGAGGAGATCGAGTCGACGCTCCGCGAGAAGCAAAACGAGTACGCCAAGCTGGAGGCGGCCGCCGACCAGCGCGGCGACGCCTCGTGGCCCCGGGCGGTCACCGAGGTGAAGAACGGCGGCATCGACGGCGTTCACGGTGCCGTCGGCGAACTCGGCTCGGTCGGTGCCGAGTACGCCGAGGCCTGTGAGACCGCCGCGGGCGGTCGGCTCGCGAACGTCGTCGTCGACGACGACGGCGTCGGCTCGACCTGTATCGACTACCTGAAACAGCGGAACGCGGGGCGGGCGACGTTCCTCCCGATCACGAAGATGGACGACCGGAGCCTGCCGCGGAAGCCCTCGCTGCCGGGCGTCGTCGACTTCGCGCGGAACCTCGTCGACTACGACGCCGAGTACGAGTCGATCTTCTCGTACGTGCTCGGCTCGACGCTCGTCGTCGAGGACATGTCGACCGCCCGCGAGCTGATGGGTGACTTCCGGATGGTGACCCTCGACGGCGACCTCGTCGAGAAGTCGGGCGCGATGACCGGCGGCTCCGGCGGCGGCTCCCGCTACTCGTTCACGAAGTCCGGCGGCGGGAAGCTCGAACGCCTCGCGACGGAGATCTCCGACCTCGAAGACGAGCGTCGGTCGGTCCAGTCGGAGATCGACGCGCTCGACGACGACATCGAGGACGCCCGCGACCGCAAGGCGGACGCGGCCGAGCGCGTCCGGTCGCTGGAGGCGGACGTCGAGCGCGCCGAAGACGACCTCGCGGAGGCCGAAGCGCGGATCGAGGAGTTGGAGGCGGAACTGGAGGAACTGGAGGCGGAACGCGAGTCCGTCGACGCGGAGATGACCTCGTTGGACGAGGAGCTGTCGGAGATCGACGCCGAGATCGACGAACTCGCGGCCGAGATAGACGAGATCGAAGCCGAACTCGCCGACTCGAAGATCCCGGAGCTCTCCGAACGGGCCGACGAGATCCGCGCCGAGATCGACGAGTTGGAAGACCGGATGAACTCGCTCGACGGCCGGATCAACGAGCTGGAGTTGGAGAAGGGGTACGCCGAGGACGCGCTCGACGACCTCCACGACGACGTCGAGGAGGCACAGAACGCGAAGGCCGAGGCGGAGGAGGCGATCGCGGACCACGAGGCCGCCATCGAGGAGAAGCAGGCGGAACTCGACGAAAAGAAGGAGGCGATCGCCGACCTCGAAGAAGAGCTCACGGAGCTGAAAGAAGAGCGCGAAGACCTCCGCGAGGAGATCCGCGAGGCGACACAGCGGCGCGACGAGCAGCGCTCGCTCGTCTCGGAGGCGGAGTCGGAGCTGTCGGACCTGACCGACCGCCGCGACCGCTTGGAGTGGGAGATAGACGAACTGGAGTCGCAGGTCGGCGACTACGACGCCGCGGAGATCCCCGACCTCGACGAGGTGGAGTCGCGGATCGAGGATCTGAACGCGGAGATGGAGGCGTTAGAGCCGGTGAACATGCTTGCGATCGACGAGTACGAGGAGGTTCAGGGGGCGCTCGACGAGCTGCAGGAGCGCCGGGACGTCCTCGTCGAAGAACGCGACGCCATCGAGGAGCGCATCGAGGGGTACGAGGCGGCGAAAAAGGAGACGTTCATGGAGACGTTCGAGTCGATCAACGATCACTTTCAGGACATCTTCGCTCGCCTTTCCGCGGGGTCGGGTGACCTCGTCTTGGAGAACCCGGAGGACCCGTTCGAGGAGGGGCTGACGATGAAAGCGCAGCCGGCGGACAAGCCGGTTCAGCGGCTCGACGCGATGAGCGGCGGCGAGAAGTCGCTCACCGCGCTCTCTTTCATCTTCGCCGTCCAGCGGCACAACCCCGCGCCGTTCTACGCGCTCGACGAGATCGACGCGTTCCTCGACGCGGTCAACGCCGAGCGCGTCGGCGAGATGATAGAGGAGCTGGCCGAGGAGGCGCAGTTCGTCGTCGTCGGCCACCGCTCGGCGCTGCTGGAGCGCTCGGACCGCGCCATCGGCGTCACGATGCAGGGCGACAACCTCTCGGCGGTGACCGGGATGCAGTTCGGCGACAACGCCGACGAGGGGGAGGAAAGCGAGGTGAGCGCGGATGACTGA
- a CDS encoding ScpA family protein, protein MTEDGVPDLDLTSERNGADPFADDQSGDEGSGDEGSGDEEFDAADDPASDPGDDPAPGPDVTGVSPPDETDDDEVEPVELLVQLAEEGEIEPWDIDIVQVTDAFLEKLDETDLRTTGRALFYASVLLRMKSDGMLADDDEDEEPEPEPWEVAMEGGAPDPADGDFDPVDELEAEMDRRLDRKNTRGSPETLDELVRELREAERGSWWKESREYDTSESPSGHARGTQTLDYHTGDEFRQDGEPTAGEATDRTHDEDIEEVIVEIDNALRTHFDRGRTEVLFAEIESAGGRPFMTYLALLFMAHRGSVRLQQDELFGDLWVKDPTAMTGESEAIAD, encoded by the coding sequence ATGACTGAGGACGGTGTCCCCGACCTCGACCTGACGAGCGAGCGCAACGGGGCCGACCCGTTCGCCGACGACCAGTCCGGTGACGAGGGGTCCGGTGACGAGGGGTCCGGTGACGAGGAGTTCGACGCGGCCGACGATCCCGCTTCCGACCCGGGTGACGACCCCGCTCCCGGCCCTGACGTGACCGGCGTCTCGCCGCCGGACGAGACCGACGACGACGAGGTCGAACCCGTCGAACTCCTCGTCCAACTCGCCGAGGAGGGGGAGATCGAGCCGTGGGACATCGACATCGTACAGGTGACGGACGCCTTCTTGGAGAAGCTCGACGAGACGGACCTCCGAACGACCGGGCGGGCGCTGTTTTACGCCAGCGTCTTACTCCGCATGAAAAGCGACGGCATGCTGGCCGACGACGACGAGGATGAGGAGCCGGAACCGGAGCCGTGGGAGGTCGCGATGGAGGGCGGCGCGCCCGACCCCGCGGACGGCGACTTCGACCCCGTCGACGAGCTGGAAGCCGAGATGGACCGTCGGCTCGACCGCAAGAACACCCGGGGATCGCCGGAGACGCTCGACGAACTCGTCCGCGAACTGCGCGAGGCCGAGCGCGGCTCGTGGTGGAAAGAGTCCCGCGAGTACGACACCTCCGAGTCGCCGAGCGGCCACGCCCGCGGCACGCAGACGCTCGATTACCACACGGGCGACGAGTTCCGGCAGGACGGCGAGCCGACCGCGGGCGAGGCGACCGACCGCACCCACGACGAGGACATCGAGGAGGTGATAGTCGAGATCGACAACGCCCTCCGGACGCACTTCGACCGCGGGCGCACGGAGGTGCTGTTCGCCGAGATCGAGAGCGCGGGCGGGCGACCCTTCATGACGTACCTCGCGCTCCTCTTTATGGCCCACCGCGGCTCGGTCCGGCTCCAGCAGGACGAGCTGTTCGGCGACCTGTGGGTGAAAGATCCGACGGCGATGACCGGAGAGTCGGAAGCGATCGCGGACTAA
- the mtnP gene encoding S-methyl-5'-thioadenosine phosphorylase: MGTIGFIGGSGIYEALPLNDVREVEFDTPYGQPSDAVTIGEFGDTGREVAFLPRHGSNHGVSPTDLPYRANMYALKKAGVTHVFASNAVGSLKEELEPGTLVVPDQIYDRTKHRDLSFYGDGVVVHQPFADPYSPELVDHLTEAAESAAPDDTGVVKGGTYVCIEGPQYSTRAESEFYKSQGWDLVGMTAIPEAKLAREAEIAYATIAGVTDYDVWKEDSEVTLEEVLENAEQNQKAIKAAVEEAVRTLPEDLECDAHSSLEGTVNTPTEAIPDETKERVEPLLGDYL; encoded by the coding sequence ATGGGAACCATCGGATTCATCGGCGGCAGCGGCATCTACGAGGCGCTCCCCCTGAACGACGTGCGAGAGGTCGAGTTCGACACGCCGTACGGACAGCCGAGCGACGCGGTGACGATCGGCGAGTTCGGCGACACCGGCCGCGAGGTCGCGTTCCTCCCGCGGCACGGCTCGAACCACGGCGTCTCCCCGACCGACCTGCCGTACCGCGCCAACATGTACGCGCTGAAGAAGGCCGGCGTCACTCACGTGTTCGCGTCGAACGCGGTCGGCAGCCTGAAGGAGGAACTAGAGCCCGGCACGCTCGTCGTCCCCGACCAGATCTACGACCGGACGAAACACCGGGACCTCTCCTTTTACGGCGACGGCGTCGTCGTCCACCAGCCGTTCGCGGACCCGTACAGTCCCGAACTCGTCGACCACCTCACCGAGGCGGCCGAGTCGGCCGCGCCCGACGACACCGGCGTCGTGAAGGGCGGCACGTACGTCTGTATCGAGGGGCCGCAGTACTCCACGCGCGCCGAGTCGGAGTTCTACAAGAGCCAAGGCTGGGACCTCGTCGGCATGACCGCGATTCCGGAGGCCAAACTGGCCCGCGAGGCCGAGATCGCGTACGCGACGATCGCCGGCGTCACCGACTACGACGTCTGGAAAGAGGACAGCGAGGTGACGCTCGAAGAGGTGCTGGAAAACGCGGAACAGAACCAGAAGGCGATCAAAGCCGCCGTCGAGGAGGCCGTGCGGACGCTGCCGGAGGATCTGGAGTGTGACGCGCACAGCTCGCTGGAAGGCACGGTCAACACGCCGACCGAGGCGATTCCGGACGAAACCAAAGAACGCGTCGAGCCGTTGCTGGGCGACTACTTATAA